GATGGCCTTGAGGCCGGCGCGCACCTGCTGCACCGCCTGGTTGCCGGTCAGGGCGCCGAGCGCGGCCGACCACTCCGGGTCGTCCATGCGCTCGAACGCGCTGCCGGTGTTCTTCTGGATGTTCTCCCACAGCTTCTCCGCACCGCGCTTGGCGAGGGTGCGCTCCTCGCGGACCGGGCCGCGCAGCGAGATGACGTCCTCGGCCGTGTAGTCGCGGCGGATGCCCTCCCAGCGGGGGTCGGCGTCCCACTCGAGGCGGAGCTCGTCGGCGGTCTGGGTCTGGTCGCCGGGACGTGCGGGCTGCGGTGCGGTGGTCATGGTCTCCTCCATCGGTGACTGCGGTCCGGGCGGGGTGCCGGCTGCCGCGAAGTTCGGTTGGTGACATCAACGATGCGGGCCGGCACAACCTCCGGATCGAGAATCTCCGACAGAAATCCGGCCGTTCTTCCGCGGCGCGGAAGATCTCCGTTTCGCATCGTTCGGAGCCGCCCCGGCGCCCCGATGCACTCTGTCCGCCGTCGCCGTTCGCGCGTTCCACCGCTGCATCCGTCGTGGTTTGCCGAATTCACAGACGATGTCGTCGGCACTATCGCCTCTGGGCTACCGAAATCGCAGAGTTGTGTAACACCTCGGTAAAGCTCTTCCGGACGGTTCGTCCGGCCGGCATCCCGGGTGGGATGATGTGTCGCATTCGCCTCATCGGCGATTGCCCGGCCGCCGGGCGTGACATTGAATACCCGGTACACCCCAGCGAGGGTGGCGGTATGCAAGGAGGAATCCCCACGTGACAGTGGCAGACACGTCGGAGCAGGCCGCGCCTGCGCCCCGGCCGGACGAGAGCGGCACGGATGCCACGGGCACGGTCGTCCTCGACCGCGTGACGAAGCTCTACGGCCAGAACAAGGCCGTCGACGACCTGAGCCTCCGCGTCGAGGCGGGCGAGTTCATCTCGCTGCTCGGACCGTCGGGCTGCGGCAAGACCACGACCCTCCGCATGATCGCCGGGTTCGAGCAGCCGGATGCCGGTGACATCCGCATCTCCGGTGCATCCGTGCTCGGCGTGCCGCCCTACAAGCGCCACGTGAACACCGTGTTCCAGGCGTACGCGCTGTTCCCGCACATGTCGGTCGCCGAGAACATCGCCTACGGGATGCACCAGACGAAGACCCCGAAGTCGGAGATCCGCGAGCGGGTCGTCGAGTCCCTCGACATGGTGCAGATGCGCCGGTTCGCCGACCGCAAGCCGACCCAGCTCTCGGGCGGCCAGCAGCAGCGCATCGCGCTCGCGCGCGCGCTCGTCAACCGCCCGAGCGTGCTGCTGCTCGACGAGCCGCTCGGCGCCCTCGACCGGCAGCTCCGCGAGGAGATGCAGCTCGAGCTGAAGATCCTCCAGTCGAAGCTCGGCATCAGCTTCGTGTTCGTCACGCACGACCAGGGCGAGGCGCTCTCGATGAGCGACCGCATCGCGATCATGCGCGACGGCCGCATCGAGCAGCTCGCCGACGCCGACACCGTCTACGGCGCGCCCGCCTCGGCCTACGTCGCGGCGTTCGTCGGCCAGCAGAACTTCTTCCCCGGCACGGCCACGGCCGACGCCGACGCGGTCGACACCCCGCACGGCGTGATCCGCAGCACCCGCTCGTTCGACACCGTCACCGGCGGCGCGGCCGCGCAGGCGGCCGTGCGGCCCGAGTTCGTCTCGATCTCCGCCGAGGCCCCGGCCTCGCCCGGTGTCAACGCGGTCGAGGGCCGGCTCATCGGCGTCTCCCACCTGGGCGAGACCATGCAGTACCTCGTGCAGCTCGGCGACGATCTCAGCATCATCGCCCGCCGCCCGAGCCCGGAGGCGCCGCGCCTGGCGACCGGCAGCACGGTCTGGTGCAGCTGGACGCCCGACAGCGTGCACCTGTTCCCCCTCGACGAGGCCGCGCACGCCGGCGGCCACGTGGAGCTCCCGACCACCTGACCCGCACCACAGCAGCACCACCCAGCACCACCGCACCACCCATCCCCCTGCAGCCGAAGAACACCAGGAGTGCCCCATGGCCGACAACGAATCCCTGAAGATCCTCGCCCCCGCGAGCCAGGTGCCCACGATCGCCCGCAACCTGAACCGCCGCCGCTTCCTCAGCTTCGCCGCTGCGGCCGGTGGCGCCGGCGTCCTCGCCGCGTGCACCCCGGGCGGCGCCGAGTCGTCCGCCCCGCAGGCGACGGGCGGCGAGCTCGAGGACTCGCTCTCCATCTACACCTGGGGCGACTACGACGACCCGGGCGTGATCGAGACCTTCACGACCGAGAACGGGCCGACCATCACGCTCGACTCGTACAACTCGAACGAGGAGCTCGTCTCGAAGCTCATCGCCGCCAACGGCACCTCGGGCTACGACATCATCGTCCCGACCGGCCCGTTCATCCCGCAGATGATCGAGAACGGCCTGTTCACCCCGCTGAACCTCGACCTCATCCCGAACATCGAGCACGTCGACCCCGAGTTCCTCGGCCTCGCCTGGGACCCCGAGAACGAGTACTCCATCTGCAAGGCGTGGGGCACCACCGGCTACGTGTACGACACGACGGTCATCGACCGCGAGCTCACCACGTGGGCGGACTTCCTCGACGCCGCGCAGAACGAGGCCAGCGGCAGCGTCTCGATGCTCGACGACCCGATCGCGATCGCCGGCGCGTACCTCTGGTCGAAGGGCGAGTCGCAGTCCACGACCGACGAGACGCTCCTCGCCGAGGCCGAGGACTACATGGTCAACAACATCGCGCCGCACATCTCGACCTTCGAGTCGTACCCGGGCGGCACGATCATCCCGACGAACGCCGCCGCCCTCGTGCAGACCTGGAACGGCGACGCGCGCCTCGGCATCCTCGAGTCGTCGACTCCGGAGAACTGGAAGTGGGTCCTCCCCGCCCCGACCACCGAGATCTGGATGGACAACTGGGCGATCGCGGCCGGCGCCCCGCACCCCGAGGCGGCGCACGCGTTCATCAACTACGTGCTCACCCCGGAGAACTCGCTGCTCGAGCTCGACTACATCGGCTACAACACCGGTGGCGCGGACATCGAGGCGGCAGCCGAGGAGTACGGCGTCGAACTGCCGGAGCTCATCTTCTTCACGTCCGACCAGCTCGCGACGATGCAGGAGACCACCATCAACGAGGCCCAGCAGACCATCGTCGACATCTGGAACAAGACGAAGGTCGCCGCTGGTGCGTAGTCCGAAGTTCGCGCTGGCCACGCCCGCATGGGCGTGGCTGGTCGCGTTCTTCATCATCCCGGTCGGGATGGTGATCTACTTCAGCTTCGGCTACAAGCCGGGCATCTTCGGCACGCACGCCACCGACGTGCTGTCGTTCGACCGGTACGTCGAGGCGTTCTCGCCGGTGTTCTTCGCCACGTTCATGAACACCCTCTGGGTGGGCGTGCTCGGCACCCTGCTCTGCCTGGTGATCGGCGCGCCGGTCGCCTACTGGATGGCCGTCAAGGCGCCGCCGAACCGCCGCGGGCTGCTGCTCGCGCTGGTCATGGTGCCGTTCTGGACGAACTTCCTGGTCCGCACCATCGGCTGGCAGATCCTGCTGGCCCCGCAGGGCCTCCTCGGCGGGCTCGACCTGCTGTACACCCGCGGCGGCGTGCTGCTCGGCGTGGTGTACAACTACCTGCCGCTGATGATCCTGCCGCTGTTCGTCGCGTTCGACCGCGTGGGCGACCCCATGCGAGAGGCCGCGAAGGACCTCGGCGCCGGCCGCATCCGCACCTTCCTGAGCGTCACGGTGCCGCTGGCCCGCCCCGGCATCATCGCCGGTGTGCTGCTGGTGTTCATCCCCCTCATGGGCGACTACATCACCGCGACCGTGCTCGGCGGCGCGCAGGGCAACATGGTCGGCCAGCTCGTGGCCAGCCAGTTCCAGACCGCGCAGAACTGGGCGCTCGGCTCGGCGATGGCCGTGCTGCTGATCCTCGTCATCATGGCGACGGTCGCGGTCGGCGGGCTCATCGTCTGGCTCGTGACGATGCCCTCGCGCATGCGCCGGCGACTCGTCATCGGCGACGCGGAGGCGAACGCGACGAGCACCCGCAGCATCCCGGCATCGGCCGCGACGGAGGCACAGTCATGACCGCCCTGAACGAACGACCCGCGGTCGGCACGGCGGATGCCCCCGGTGCATCCGCTCCCGAGATCCGGCCGGCGCGCAAGTCGGCGTCCGACATCGCGCTCACCGTCTGGAGCGTGCTGGTCTTCGGCTTCCTGTTCGTGCCGATCATCGTCATCATCATCTATTCGTTCAACACGGGCCGCCTGCTGGTCGCGTGGGACGGCTTCGGCATCGACGCGTTCCTCACGATCTTCCAGAAGCCCGCGATCCAGAACGCGGTGATGGTCTCGATCCAGTCGGGCATCATCGCGGCGTTCATCGCCACGACGCTCGGCACGCTCGCCGGCATCGCGATGGCGAGCCGACCGGGCAAGTGGGTCGGCTGGTTCCTCGTGCTGCTGCTGCTGGTGTCGGTCACCCCCGAGATCGTCGACGCCGTGGCGCTGCTGCCGTGGCTCGTGACCCTGGGCCAGGACTTCGGCCTGACGCTGTTCAACAACGGCATCGCGCGCCTGGTCGTCGGTCACACGCTGTTCGCGACGGCGGTCGTGTCGTACATCGTTCGCGCCCGCCTCGCGGGCCTGGACGCGCAGCTAC
This portion of the Agromyces rhizosphaerae genome encodes:
- a CDS encoding ABC transporter ATP-binding protein, which produces MTVADTSEQAAPAPRPDESGTDATGTVVLDRVTKLYGQNKAVDDLSLRVEAGEFISLLGPSGCGKTTTLRMIAGFEQPDAGDIRISGASVLGVPPYKRHVNTVFQAYALFPHMSVAENIAYGMHQTKTPKSEIRERVVESLDMVQMRRFADRKPTQLSGGQQQRIALARALVNRPSVLLLDEPLGALDRQLREEMQLELKILQSKLGISFVFVTHDQGEALSMSDRIAIMRDGRIEQLADADTVYGAPASAYVAAFVGQQNFFPGTATADADAVDTPHGVIRSTRSFDTVTGGAAAQAAVRPEFVSISAEAPASPGVNAVEGRLIGVSHLGETMQYLVQLGDDLSIIARRPSPEAPRLATGSTVWCSWTPDSVHLFPLDEAAHAGGHVELPTT
- a CDS encoding polyamine ABC transporter substrate-binding protein; protein product: MADNESLKILAPASQVPTIARNLNRRRFLSFAAAAGGAGVLAACTPGGAESSAPQATGGELEDSLSIYTWGDYDDPGVIETFTTENGPTITLDSYNSNEELVSKLIAANGTSGYDIIVPTGPFIPQMIENGLFTPLNLDLIPNIEHVDPEFLGLAWDPENEYSICKAWGTTGYVYDTTVIDRELTTWADFLDAAQNEASGSVSMLDDPIAIAGAYLWSKGESQSTTDETLLAEAEDYMVNNIAPHISTFESYPGGTIIPTNAAALVQTWNGDARLGILESSTPENWKWVLPAPTTEIWMDNWAIAAGAPHPEAAHAFINYVLTPENSLLELDYIGYNTGGADIEAAAEEYGVELPELIFFTSDQLATMQETTINEAQQTIVDIWNKTKVAAGA
- a CDS encoding ABC transporter permease, with the translated sequence MVRSPKFALATPAWAWLVAFFIIPVGMVIYFSFGYKPGIFGTHATDVLSFDRYVEAFSPVFFATFMNTLWVGVLGTLLCLVIGAPVAYWMAVKAPPNRRGLLLALVMVPFWTNFLVRTIGWQILLAPQGLLGGLDLLYTRGGVLLGVVYNYLPLMILPLFVAFDRVGDPMREAAKDLGAGRIRTFLSVTVPLARPGIIAGVLLVFIPLMGDYITATVLGGAQGNMVGQLVASQFQTAQNWALGSAMAVLLILVIMATVAVGGLIVWLVTMPSRMRRRLVIGDAEANATSTRSIPASAATEAQS
- a CDS encoding ABC transporter permease, yielding MTALNERPAVGTADAPGASAPEIRPARKSASDIALTVWSVLVFGFLFVPIIVIIIYSFNTGRLLVAWDGFGIDAFLTIFQKPAIQNAVMVSIQSGIIAAFIATTLGTLAGIAMASRPGKWVGWFLVLLLLVSVTPEIVDAVALLPWLVTLGQDFGLTLFNNGIARLVVGHTLFATAVVSYIVRARLAGLDAQLQEASADLYATPIKTFFKVTLPLAMPAVLAGFLLSFTLSLDNTIVSAFVQVSGATPWPVYVLSAVRTGLRPEIAAVSTLMLLLTLIALAFVAFVLRRAGDSATQIARTMTGN